The window CATGCTCCGTCCGTCACCGTCACGGTAACACTCACTATAAAGTTTTACCAAGATCAATTTGTGTTCCTCGCCTGGCTAGTTAGTCCTGCTGCTTTATGTACGGCCACGTGATCACGTCTGAAAAATATCGATGCTGACAAAGTGCcattaatatgtatacactactacAGTTGTGTACCTTAtccatatttttggtactttgttcgtatcgatattttcagacgtgtcGAATTAAATACCTAGGTCCAATTTTATGAAAGAGAATATTTGTTGGGCCCGCCGCCCGCCTCTTTTGTGCATTGTTTGGGAAGCTAACAAATTCTTGTCCAAATATAGCTACCGCATTATCTTATGGATTGACAGTGGAcattaaaagcaaataaaaaaataataataatattttaattaagttggGCCTCATGgacaccgacttcaaacattaTCGGTAGGTATAGCATGTAATAAGAAGTATTTTAAATgaacccctttttagggttacgtagtcaactaggaatccttatagattcgccatgtccatctgtccgtaCGCTGCTTTGTTCGGTGGTCGTTagagctagaaagctgcaatttggcatggatataggtataaataagtCACTTATGCCGACaaggtggtaaaaaaaaaaatttgtgtaCCTCCCCTACAATCAAAGTGGGGTGacattcaaaactaataggggtcttcaaaaaacattttttgataaacataatattttcggaaatatgTAAGTCCTCTAAAAGAAGAAAAATTATGCCGCCCCGTCTAAATTTGGAACCATGAGatgcaaaaaatatgaaaaaaaaacgtgaaaaCAAAACttagtaaaatctttcaagaaatactataacgAAGATAGGTTAAGCCGTaattgagtttttgcaaaagaCTTCCAttctttaataataaaagtgCTACAAAGGGTCTTTTGCTTGCTATGTACAGGTACAGGATATAAtctaatagcccccgttcaagGCAGTTTATGTTGACGGACgcataactacggaaccctacactgagcaaggcccggcatttatttatttatttaatctttattgcacaatacatgaaggtacaaatggcggacttaatgccttaaggcttctctaccagtcaaccaatactcttggctggtttttatattttattatttttatatattgaatttgtttctttatcattaaattatttcatttcatttcattttatttcattaccgaaataaataaaactcaatCAATAAACACTATcaatttttattagttatttgcTGGAAGGACGTATACTACCAAATGTCAtgtggtacagtcgccatcagatatatcagagcggccaaggtgctcacaaatatctgaacacggcTCTATTTCTCGGCGGcttttgacgatttaaaagtgcttgttgctaggcctatttgaataaagaatattttgactttgactttgactttattgtcaaggcgttagagtgcgtggccagatatttttgagcacctcggccgctccgatatatctgatggcgactatacaATTGTCAGGAAATCACCCAAGGCTCTCTACCGCCAAGCAGGTTATGTTGTTAAATTTTAATCTGTTGTTAAACATTATCACAATACACTGAAGTTACAGTAAACTTCTTATTTTGAAACTCTTCATAAACTTCAGAATAACACTTAAGTTCATTACCATAGTTAGGGAACACGATGAATGTAAGACGGTGCATGTATCCGCTCACCAACTGTCGAGTAGCTTTTGTAACTATGATATCCTTAACAATGATTTGACCGGCAGAGTGAGTCGCTCGGTACTTCTCAAACGATTCTTGGGCCAATTTCTTGTATTCCGGTTTAGTGGGGTCTTGTATCTCTGGAGCGCCAACTAGTTGACGCTTCATTCTACTATGCTGTGTTATCGCGCTCGACGCCTCCTAAAAAATAATATGGGGTTCTAATAATGTTTACGATATAATATAACCTAAGGATGGTATAAAGAGATTTATTTCAAGAAATCCcgtaatacaaaataaactaaatataatcAAAAATAACCGATCAACTGACTTCATATAAAAGTCTATTACACCATTTTCGTATGGTGTTTATCATTATCAGAGTTCAACTTCACCAAATAGGTTTCCGAGAACAAATGTCGTgactttgttaatttaataatttctctttaattttcttttttttcgtatcttgaaaacttaaaaatatcactagtttttaccaaacgactttgcgaaaactagttttgactgaaTAATaccagttaaaactagttttcctaTTGAAATCGCGTTTTCACCTCGGCATTATGGAAAActagttaaatttttaaatagagaacattttcattttcacgAAAATCTGGTTTTTACGGTaccataaatattatacaaatacccacaatacaagccttattgacctTATTGAAGGGCTAGGGCGATTTATGATTGacaaataaaatgcatttaattgtattatttactCTTACAAAAGAATGGGCGTCGATGCTCACCAGCACAGTTACAAATGTTACAACTAGCACAAAGTACACGGGAGTCATTATGAGTATTGAAATGTCTACCAAGTATGTTTCTTCTCTTCTACCACacttattatgtaggtattatggCCTAATGGGATGTTTTATACCAGTTCGAATCACTTCGCATTAGTTGCGGGCACGCAACtaaattaatgtattaaatattaaggccagtccagacgggacaATTTTTCGCACTATCTCATTAAATTGTCAATTTAATCAGGTGGTATGGAcgcaaaaattaaattgaagGAGATTGGCTCCTTAAAATTGTGTACGTGTGGTCACTATCCGTCTAGACGGGCCTTTAGCGTAGAAGCCAAAGGCCCACGGGTGGTTATAACTTTTAACAAATTCCTGAAACGTCCTTTCGCCGTAACCATTTGACGGGTACACATAGGTACACAGAAAGAACAGAACCTTTGATTAACTGGTCCTCTGTGACTTTTATTTTGGCATTTTTGCGGTAATATCTTTTATAATTACGAAATATTTTCTCCTTATTTGCATTGGTGACATTCCATAACTTGCAACATCTGTTCGGAATATCCATGGTGCAGTTCACTCAGGTGAGAATCAAATGTAGGTGTACCTACAACCAGGACAAAacaaacatatattattaatactcaCTACTACAAATACaagttattgtttattatatgtTTGGCTAAAACGCTCTCAAAATGGGAGGTAACTAATGTTaggaaaaaaattatgttaaccGAACGGGGAATTTTAGGGGGGAGGATGTCAAATATGGGTGTGTCGAGacgattacaatttacaatccCAAAATACATGTCGACAGTGCCATCTGCCAGATCACATTCACATAGAGAGTGGTCACGAACACACATTTTTTAAGCGAACGGGGGAACAAACATGGGCCAGTCGAAGGAAGATCGTTGAAATAATGTTCTTCGGCATTGACTTCCGTGTGACCAGAGAACCTCAGTCTATGTGGAATATTTGGTTGGATTCTACAAAAATGCTTAGCGATCCCTAGTTGAGCAGTTTGCCGTCAGGTTATTTACCGGTAAGTATTCCAGTAACTTTTATTTACCTACCAGTTAATTGACAGTTGTGTGTTATAGGATCAGTGGTGTATCCTCAATTGTTCCGAGCAGTCATTAAAGGCACCGGCTAATGAGCGAGGACAATAAAGCGTCatattacctacttacctatGCGTTAGGGAGGGACAATATGATTAGTTGTGTCTAACGTCAGTTTTGGTAGACAGGGGAAGTGTTAATAGAACCAcatggaaccctacactgagcgcaATCAGACATGGCCtggaattgattttttttatgtttctgaTAGTTATGGTTACTTTTGGTTATGGATATTAAATTTCTGCATTGAGGGCTACCACGTATGCATTAATCGCTAGAGGCGCTAGTGTTGCGTGAAGTCTGCGAAATGCCAATTGTCTCTGTTTCTAGGtggtatggagtgtggaattaaaaggagttaaATCTCTTATAGTAAAAccgttgcaaaagtgtccagctgtcagctataaataatagttccaaatctctccagagtcgcgctagagtagctaagaacctaggcgttattgacggagtgaagtgcgctgtctatgatttgttttttttttttcaagtattcgaggtattgtagcgccacctatttaaggttttttgatgaccctttttggtacatggagattccattccttacctccaccttccatactagGTGGGTTACGCGCgtttattacgagtataatcACAATTATGTAATGTGAACTTTTTATAATATCtcagattatttattaaaaatatgagtCACGGCTCAATTAGTGACAGTACTTTTAAAGCGAAGTTAAGAAAAAGAGGTGCAATACTAAGCTGATCGAAGTAGCTTAACTTATTAAGTGGTTAGTTTTTTATGCGATATGGTACTTATTAtggtatatattaaatatgatttgATAGCTTTGTTGGGcccataataaaaaataacacccATACCTACTTCGGGCCTTACTCAAGAGTGGCGCTAACTGGTGCACAAACACGGTACCCCTCATTAAGAGTCCCACGAGGTTCGTGTCGCCGTCGCCATACACTCCAAGTTAAGTCTCATTGTAAAACGACttttgaaataacaaaaaatcaaCATAAACGTTTAAGTGTATACATATGTGCATATACTGGCTTTTGCCCGTGACTTCGCCTTCGTGGGTTGTATTTTGTGTATTTGGGTAGCTTTTTTTTATCCAATCTGCTATTTATTATTGATTCCTCATATAACCTTCCATAATTGAGAGACAACTATAAGTAACgcctatataaaaatattggccaTCATTAGTTTTGAGCATAGGTATTATGCTTACCAATCATCAGGCGATGCATCGCAATGATGAAAGGAAATTTCGTATTTTTTCGTAGGTTTCGTAGGAAATTCATTCAGCGGTAGCGACTTCGGATATAGCGTCTACTGGACGATCGACGCAGTcttaaaatgcttttatttaactagtTAGGTTTGGACAAAATGAATACCAAAACtacctaaaataaaaacacattcaaTAAATACTagcatttttaattaattattctgaAGGATATACAATTGTCAGTAAATCATTACAATTTAAAGTAATATCTTTTGTATTGGCCCGATGATGTTCAAGAACCTCAGAATGGCACTTTTTTGGGTACGCAGTGTTAAAAAATACAACGAAATCAATAATCCTCTTGGGCCCGCCAGGCAGATAATGTGCTTTAGTTACAATGATTCGATTCATGTCTGTAGCAAGACTTTGACTCTCAGGGTGAATTGTAAGGTACTTCGCAAACGATTCCTCCGCTAACTTCATATAGACAGTGTCGTTTGGGTTCCTAAACATACCAGTGCGCCAAGGGTAGAGGGCCCAAGGGTTTTTACGTCTAAGCAGGTTATCTCGTTTCATTCTACTCTGTGTTGTAACATTTTCACAATTTACAGTAAATTCCTTTTGATGATCAAATTTTTCATAAACTTCAGAATAGCAGTTAAGCTCATCACCATAGTTAGGGAAAACGTTGAATGTAAGACGATACCTATCTCCAGCCACCATCTGTCTAGTTGCATTTGTAACTATGATATCCTTGACAATTATTTGACCGGCAGAGTGGGTCTGTCGGTATTTCTCAAACGATTCTTGTCCCAATTTCTTGTATTTTGGACTCATCGGGTCTTGAATCTCTGGAGTGCCAGCTATTTGACGCTTCACTCTACTTATTGCGCTCGAcgcctaaaaataaaaaaaatcatataatcCTTGTTTGTCAACGCTACACAAAACTAGTAACTGTGGTGCCAGGTGTCAGCCTCACAAATTTctacttacttaattatatttatatgtattactaTATTCTGCCATTAAAATTTTGggtaaatacctaaataaataaatctttattgctttaaaccttacattacaattcatattgtaaaattttgtaggtGTAGTGGGGTTGAGCCTCTGCCTCCCGAACTAGGTCTAAGCCTGTGACTCGGGAGTCAGCGATTCCTCCTTGATTTGGTAACAATGGTATCAGCAATAGAAATCCGTAGACTGGAAAAAAGGTAAATGACAAAGATTGTAACTAATTAAAGCCAACTAATGCAGATATGTGTAAGTATGTGTGTAAGTCGTGGTGGTGTGGATCAGGTatgtgcatgtgtgtgtgtgtgtgtgtgtgtgtgtgtgtgtgagtgtgtgtgtgggtgTAGATAATGAGGTAACTGAAAAACATGATGAGCAAGAAGGATAGCAAAGGTTATTTCAGACAGACAAGAGGTTTTCGGTTTCCTGATAAGATAGTGTTTGTAAAAAGGCAGTTAGTTTTGCTTTGCAGTTATAGGAGTTTAGagggtaaatatttaattgtttattaattttattataaacacgGGCACTCATTGATATGTATTGGTGGTTAGCAAATACTGTTCGCTGGGGAACCACCGGGCAACAAGTTTGCTTACTTCGCTTGCTTATTACTTTGGCACAGAGAGGGAGGTGACGATGTCGGCGAAGAATAGCACGAAGAACGAATAGTTGTCTAACTGTAAGGACCCTACACTCTGCGTATAATTGAGCGGTGGGGAATCTAAATGGTTTGGAAGTTGCCACTTTTAGCAATGCTCTCTGTGCACGTTCAATTGTTATCATAGTTGTCTTACCAGCTGCTCCCCAGAGTGGTAAACAGTACGTGAGGAGAGTTTGGCATAGCGATTTATACACCATCATCAGGATTCTGGAGTCGGCTGAATGACGAAGTTGCTTAAAGATGTACATCAGTTTCCTGACTCGAGCACTCACAGAGTGTATGTGGGTACGCCAATCTAGTTTTTGATCCAGAACAACTCCAAGATACTTTATACTAGAGGTCAAAGCAAGAGAAGGACATAGGCAGTTAGACGAAGGAGACTGACATATGTGGCTTTGTATTGAAAGTGGTTGAGTGGGTAGAGATGAATTGGCAATGACGAAAGGCATGGCTTTAGTTTTATCTAAATTAAGAGTAAGAAGGTTATTCTTAAACCACTGCATTACTGTTTTTAGACCTTTCTCTGCATGCATTTTCGTTTCGGCCCAGTCGGAGCCATAAAATAGTAAGGCCGTGTCATCTGCATATGCGATGATTTTGCAATTTGGTAGTGACAGCTTACACAGTTCGTTCACATATATATCTGAAAGAGCGTGGGGCCCAGAATGCTGCCCTGGGGGACGCCGTAGCTAATAGGTTCTTCGTTACTTACGTATGAGCTCAGTTTTAATGATTGCGTCCTGTCTGATAAATAGTCGTGAAACATATTCAAGGAGATACCTCGGACACCCAGGTGCTCTAATTTGTGCAAAAGGATAGTATGAACACTCCGTAGGGGAACATATTAGATTATCCTAGAGATACTTTTTCCTCTCCTACTGTACTGTGTCCGCAAGCAAAGTGTTCAGTAAATGGGGTAAATGTTTCTTAAGTGTCCTATCTCCGTAATAATTATACACTCTATTATGACTCTCTTATTAGGTACCTCTGTTATGACAGGTTGACTATATCGTTGTGTACCATCCTCCTCATCCTGGCTTTATCCGACttctaaaattatacatattttaaataatttatattatagatAGGTAGTCATTCACGCAACTGACATTGAATTATACTTACAAAAAGATGGGCGTCGACGCTCGCCAGCACAATTATAACTAGTAAAGCAAGTAGTGTGCAGTGCACAGGGGTCATTGCGAAAATGTCTATAAACTACTATTCTTCTTGCAGACTTACATACAAGTACGTAAATATACGtaaaacacacatacacaaaacatacataatatatgtatgttgcCTAATGAGCCCTGTTTTATACCAGGTCGAATAACCGTGTTGCATTCGTTGCAGACACGGaactaaataaatgtattaaatattagtATTGTGGCCACGGGTAGTTTAAATTAGCAAATTCTAGCAATTTCTGACGCcgggatttttttataatattatctatGAAGTCTATGTACCTagttataataacaaaatatctCCCGCCAAAAATCTATGgataagtacgagtatgtaggaaaaaatcaaaaataatatttaccaaatcatatatatttcgaaaaaaattatttctataattttatcaatgaaaCCTATGTGGTTATAATTATAGATTCCATgaatattcggcaactattcggtattcggccattTTGtggaatattcggtattcggtcgAATATTGCGTATACTATTCGGTCGAATAccactaacctaacctaacctacctttgaagaaaaattgcatacctaattattttattagttatgtATTTCGCAAACcactatatttaatatttaaaatgtattattggaaagtatataaatattttgaactgACGAACTGTCGAAATCTAACGAATAGAATTAGGCGTTAAtatgcggaaatccatattaattaaaacacaaaatattactttgctattcttttcgcggattagcaaagtaatattttgtgttttaatgtCGAAATCTAATCAAAGGTCCACTTAGCTTTCCATAAAGACAACACATTTAGTGTTGTGTTTAAAAAAGCAAACGGTAGACGCCATAACAAAATGTTTCAGGCCGCCATTTCGGTGGCAGGCGAGCATTCTACCGgatccccgaggtcctacttaACATCGAAGGTTTGATATGATTCCTCGAAGAgttgggctggcaggactaaccctgtcacgcaaaataggcgctaGTCGTctagttgcggaaaatcgcccgaattaCAATACAATTCGGTGAATCACATGTCAATGATTTCTATGGAACACCAAAAAATTTTTCCGCAACTTTGGGGTTGGCACCATAGttaaagttgttcagtatgacctacgtAGGTATCTACCCCTCAGAGTATGGTCAGTTATAacaaaatcaccctgtataataactaaaaaccttaaaaaaacatgcatacTTAAATATAGGATAGGTACCTTCGTCATAATATTACATAGTTAGGAAGATGTTcgttttaatttcctttaagtaggtacctacctattcgTAGTatgttcttttatttattactatgaaTAAGTAAAGCAATAATTCATCGCcggatatttaaaataacagcAGCATGACAGTTAAAGTAATTGTTTGTAATACATTTTACAACTTCAACTCCCCCACACATGTTATCATTTATTGTTAtcgataataaaaataaatatgtttttattgtttgtgttcGAAAATTAGTCACATGTAAAAAA of the Cydia pomonella isolate Wapato2018A chromosome 19, ilCydPomo1, whole genome shotgun sequence genome contains:
- the LOC133528504 gene encoding uncharacterized protein LOC133528504 translates to MSPLYFVLFATLLARVAYTSELSRVKRQVPGGVVLQDPNDPKYKELAQESFEKYRVTNPGGQIDVKDLKVTRVTRQVVAGYKTIIDFTVTPTNGEVITCHSVIVEQAWLKKKDIDVDCNINQPNSSIDGDLEEKDPDDEQQTCDLDDQCLATNGMRLEITAGHKLYRDTTLAKNGIKKQSRMNLPGGQAEKDPNDPKYMQLAQESFTKYCETNPGGPIDVKEIKVTKVTHQVVAGSMTRITFTVEPANGDIFTCYAKIWEQPWLNKKEIEVKCEPDDYKLVYVLTAHSLGLGAGAQWLRYYSFIDIFAMTPVHCTLLALLVIIVLASVDAHLFASSAISRVKRQIAGTPEIQDPMSPKYKKLGQESFEKYRQTHSAGQIIVKDIIVTNATRQMVAGDRYRLTFNVFPNYGDELNCYSEVYEKFDHQKEFTVNCENVTTQSRMKRDNLLRRKNPWALYPWRTGMFRNPNDTVYMKLAEESFAKYLTIHPESQSLATDMNRIIVTKAHYLPGGPKRIIDFVVFFNTAYPKKCHSEVLEHHRANTKDITLNCNDLLTIVYPSECGRREETYLVDISILIMTPVYFVLVVTFVTVLVSIDAHSFVREASSAITQHSRMKRQLVGAPEIQDPTKPEYKKLAQESFEKYRATHSAGQIIVKDIIVTKATRQLVSGYMHRLTFIVFPNYGNELKCYSEVYEEFQNKKFTVTSVYCDNV